From a region of the Monodelphis domestica isolate mMonDom1 chromosome 8, mMonDom1.pri, whole genome shotgun sequence genome:
- the LOC103094428 gene encoding proto-oncogene tyrosine-protein kinase ROS-like isoform X1, translated as METSISRIISVDLRLSSPVLQYYSGRLVWISQTDTIYSLDLANSRKTRINKGMDLTMLTAFVVVQPRPFPVDFFMKPDVIPQPLSRNSFHITGNSSAFCISWNLPGNVNHGNIYYLLKSLALSIVEDLDTPKYCLRDLPPFTEFDLSVKPYTYWRSAAETLLILHSPESEPSTPENPRIFVTISSNVSLNLTNSEVEVRWDPPSSPNGILQGYMVSYTLIDYIGVNRKTQE; from the exons ATGGAGACTTCCATTTCCAGGATCATATCCGTTGATCTGAGACTCTCTTCTCCTGTTCTTCAGTATTATAGTGGTAGATTGGTTTGGATAAGCCAAACAGACACTATTTACAGCTTAGACCTTGCCAATTCACGGAAGACGAGAATCAACAAAGGAATGGATCTCACCATGCTGACGGCTTTCGTCGTTGTCCAGCCTAGACCTTTTCCAG ttgatttCTTCATGAAACCTGATGTCATTCCTCAGCCTCTCTCCAGAAATTCATTCCACATCACTGGAAACTCATCAGCATTTTGCATTAGCTGGAACCTGCCTGGGAATGTTAACCACGGAAATATATATTACCTGCTTAAATCGCTTGCCCTTTCTATTGTAGAG GACCTTGATACACCTAAGTATTGTTTGAGGGACCTTCCACCGTTCACAGAATTTGATCTCAGTGTAAAACCTTATACGTATTGGAGATCTGCTGCTGAAACCTTATTAATCCTTCATTCTCCAGAATCTG AGCCATCTACCCCTGAAAACCCAAGGATTTTTGTGACTATATCGTCTAACGTTTCTCTCAATTTAacaaattcagaagtggaagtgAGATGGGATCCCCCCAGTTCACCAAATGGAATTCTTCAGGGCTACATGGTGTCCTATACTCTTATTGATTATATTGGAGTTAATAGGAAGACTCAAGAGTAG